The Impatiens glandulifera unplaced genomic scaffold, dImpGla2.1, whole genome shotgun sequence region atataaacatTGTAAAGTATCAATAGGGGATTGCTTATTAGGAGATTTGATGAGGCGAGAGTACCCGAACTTTAAAAAAGATCCTGAAAATTTTCCAATATTAGAGGTATTTGATCAGTACTTCCTGGGTGGAGACCATAGACATATGCCAGAATGGCCATCAGTAGACGATATTTACGTGCCTTTGAACATTGGCAACAAGCATTGGGTACTGTGCGTCGTTCGTCTACAAGATAATCACATTGACGTTTATGACTGCGACTCGAGTATTTATAGGAATCTCGATCCATACCTGAGACCTTTGTGTGAGATGATTCCACGAATATATGCAATGGGAGCCACTGATGTTGAGCTACAAAGGTatcctaatttcaatttcagAAACTGACATATAAAAGGTTGCCACACCCAGCCAAAAATGCAGTCGCCAAATATGGGGAAGTCCCTAGAGCATCAGAAAGTGGGGATTGTGGTGTATTTATGCTTATGTTCATGGAATATTTGACTGCTGGTTTAGGTGTAGAGAAGGTGAATTCCAATGAAATGGAGTTTTTTAGACAAAAGATGGCGGTCCGGTTATTTCATCATATTACAGAACCTTAGTTTGTATTGTaatcttttattgatttttggatAGAACTTGACTGGTGCTTATGTATTCTGATCTTGTATTGCTTTTTGGATAGAACTTGAACTTAAGTTACATTTCATGTTATAATATTTGTAGTTTTAATGTAGTCTGGTTGGTTGGTAGTCTAATATTTACATACCAAATAATTGAACATATAAATCAATGTACATAAATCATACCAAGTAACTAACTTAAACTAACTTTAACTTAAACCAAGTTTAacttaacgaaacgataagtacttaacgaaacgagaagtacttaacgaaacaataagtacttaacgaaacgataagtacttaacgaaacgataagcacttaTCAGTACACAACTAAACTAGATACAACAAACagagtacaacttatccgattaaaacttatccgagtacaacttatccgattaaaacttatccgagtacaacttatACCAAACATAATACcacttatccaaaacataaaacaacttatccaaaacataatacaacttatccaaaacataatacaacttatcccaatcaatctaaaggctcatattgttgagatgatggctcgtgcTGTTGAGAAGATGAGTCATGATGCTTAGATGATTATGcttttgcagtagatggtgcaggcatgactgctttgaatgtggccctattatgtcctagtccaGCACATGAGCTTCATCGTCTCGGAGCCTTACGTACCTCACCTTGAGATGACCTAAGCTTTGTTTGTGggcgccctttcttaaccttgacaggtggttttagacatacgcgttccttgatcatttcgggaatatcccaatcgtcttcatcaccagcagggtaacatgtctccgcatatgcattcatccaagattcagttgtgtaatacctgtcagaatggaaaataaaacgattaaacaattggttaaatagattgaacatgtgagctgaataaataccttgaacaaaagtcataacaaaccaaattgcggtgacgggcagcagccattgcatgagtacaaggaagaccagaaacttcaaataccctacaagtgcagttcatgtctttcaaattgactttaaaatgagactcattgtcatgcacataaaactcgaatcggttaagcgatgatactgtatagaatctagccttctcgaatccctcacgtaataacttttcatatgttggagataacacttctcggtggttggacgctctttctcttctctcattAAACCAACTTTGTATTGTCAATCTTAAATACTCGGCCATTGAGGAAATGGGGTACTTTCTGGATTCCCTGCTCtaactattaaaactctcagcataattgcttgttagttgattgtatcgcttaccggggaaaaatgcactactccatctttgaaatccaatttcttccaaataggcagcaatcctatgatctttaacccttatcttgtaaaaaaacgattaaattcgtggatagtgtacgcacgagaGGCCATATCAAACTTCatatgacaattatcagttttgaatttcgcgttaatattcatctttatgtgatatgtgcacgcaccgtggtatgcttctggaaaaacagcacataaggcattggcgatgcttgggtgtctatcggatacgaagacaagatcatcaactaatccaattgcttctctcaaattttgcataaaataagtccaagagttattattctctgaatcaacaactttgaatgcgacaggatataattgttcattagcatctaatgcaatagccaccaatagttgacctcccaccttgtgcttaagaaaactggcatcaacacacaatacgggacgacaaaaggctttgaaacccctaatagagaggcctagggacatgaacatatacttgaagtgcccGACCTCGTCTgtttggatgtctgttatggtaccaggattatgCTTCTCCAACATATAAAGGTATGAGggtaatttttcatatgaatcCTCTACCGTCCTCGCACCGCCACTAATGCCAATTCCCtagccctccaagccttattataagtcaaatttacCCCATAAGTtgcctgcatgtcttcaattattttcttaggcaagtgattatggtgatggtccatgtacttactcttcacgcacttcccaataacccatgctggtgtttgcatttttttctctagcCTCGAcagaactgagcatgagtgttgttggtcgaatttctggatctcaaacatctcagataatttacctttcacggaacgcaatctccacttgcatttctcatccaaacatttcacataccaaagatgttttcttgacttctccaccttgaattcaaaatgattagtcatcgcatatttatatagcatcagttgtagttcttttttatttttaaacaaggCACCGACTTCCAACACGGTTTCAGTAGTTAATGCCAacgcaaatgaggggtctgtcggtgatatgtctgtcggtgatatgtctgtcggtgatatgtctatcgatggtgtaccaaatgatgatcttcttgcactacatGGTGTACCAAATGATGATCTTTTTGTACTAcatggtgtacccaatgatgatcttcttgcactagtaggTGTGCCCGTTGATGCTCTTCTCGCACTATGTGGCATAGGTATTGatgcatgcaagtcctgagtaagtaggatgtgaggcaaaga contains the following coding sequences:
- the LOC124917871 gene encoding uncharacterized protein LOC124917871 gives rise to the protein MVRWRRVMDAVKVEEESVKVEDKTENWLKMLATNDQTNTVFTCEARKKLFVRVLTKCTWLKDPEVDSFCHLLRKRIAQYPKTYKHCKVSIGDCLLGDLMRREYPNFKKDPENFPILEVFDQYFLGGDHRHMPEWPSVDDIYVPLNIGNKHWVLCVVRLQDNHIDVYDCDSSIYRNLDPYLRPLCEMIPRIYAMGATDVELQRLPHPAKNAVAKYGEVPRASESGDCGVFMLMFMEYLTAGLGVEKNLTGAYVF